In Gemmatimonadales bacterium, the genomic window CGCGCGCAGGGCGAAGCCGGGCACGTCCACGCCCTCCCAGAACGAGTCGGTGCCGAGCAGGATCGCCGAGCCGGCGTCGCGAAACCGGCGCAGCAGCTGGTCGCGGGGCGCATCGCCCTGGACCAGCAGGGGCCAGCGGCCCGCCACGTCGGCGCGGCGCCGGAGCGCAGCCGCGGTCTCGCGCAGCGCGCGGTGGCTGGTGAACAGCACGAACAGGCCGCCGTCGGAGGCGCGCGCGAGGTCCGCCGCGATCTCGGCCACCCGGGCGCCGTGGGCCTCCACGTCGTCGCGCGGCTCGGGGACGTCGTCGGGAATGGCGAACAGGCACTGGTCGCGGTAGTTGAACGGCGAGGGGAGCACCTCGCGCGCGCCGGCGCACGCCGGCGGCCGGTCGATCCCCAGCCGTCCCGCCAGGAACTCGAACGACCCGCTGGTCGCCAGGGTCGCGCTGGTCAGCACCACGGTCTCGACGCGGTCGAACAGCAGCTCCCTGAGGATCGGCGCGAGCTCGAGCGGCACCGCCGCCAGCGCCACGTGCGTGCCGCCGCGGCGCTCGATCCACCGCACCAGCGACGCGCCCGGCGGCGGCCGCAGCGCGGTGCGGAGTGCGTCCCGCGCGCCCTCGAGGCGGCCGGCGATGCCCTTGAGCTCGCCCAGCAGCGACTGGATGCGGTCCGACGGCTCGGCCTCGCCGGCGAGCCGGTCCGTCAGCGCCAGCAGCGCTTCCCGCAGCAGGCCGAGCGCGCCGCCGAGCCCGTCGAGCGCGTCGCCGAGACCGGCCGTCCAGACGGGATCGTCGGCGAAGTCGTCCGCGAGCCGCACGACGTTGTCCGTGCGGCCGGCGAGGAAGGCGTCGAGCAGCCGGAACAGCGCCTCCGCGGTGCGGCGCGCGTCGGCGAGCGCGGGCGCGACCCGGGCCTCGAGCACCTCCGTCGCCGCCTCGCGCAGCAGCTCGCCGGCGTCCGTGGCGAGCGCGCCCCGCAGCGCGGGCAGCACGCCGCGGCTGCCGCGCTCGAGCCTGGACAGCAGCCGCTCGACGCCGCGGGAGGTGACCTGCGCCCCCAGGTGCTCGCCGGCCGTATCCTCGAGGTGGTGCGCCTCGTCCACCACGACCCGCCGGTACGGCGGCAGCACGGCCGCTTCCAGCCAGTTGCCCGCCGCGCCGCGCACCGCCAGGTCGCTGGCCAGGAGGTGGTGGTTCACGACCACCACGTCCGCGTCCGCCGCCGCGCGGCGGGACGCGAACACGAAGCACCGCTCGAAATGCGGGCACCGCAGCCGGGTGCACAGGTCCGACTCGGCCGCCACCTCGTCCCACAGCTCCGGGCTGGGCGTGAAGCTGAGGTCCGACAGGCTGCCGTCGGCGGTGTGCGAGGCCCATTTCCCGATGGCCTCCAGCTCGTCGCGGCGGTCGGGCTCGAGCAGCGTGCCCACGCTGCGCGCCGCCTGCTCGAGCCGGCTCAGGCACACGTAGTTGCGCCAACCCTTGAGCAGCGCGAAGCGCACCGGGCGGTCCGCGGTCCCCAGCGCGCGCCCCAGCAGCGGCAGGTCCTTCCCCACCAGCTGCTCCTGCAGGTTGATCGTGTTGGTCGAGACGATGGTGCGCTCGCCGTTCGCCACGGCCCACTGGATGGCGGGCACCAGGTAGGCGAAGCTCTTCCCGACGCCGGTGCCGGCCTCGAGCAGCGCCACCCCGCCCTCGTTGTAGGTGTCGGCCACGTAGGCGGCCATGTCGCGCTGGCTCTGGCGGTCCTCGTGGAAGCCGAGCGCGCCCGCGACGGGGCCGCCGGGCGCGAGCAGCGCCGCGACCGCCACCGGGTCCAGCGCCTCCGTGGTGCGCGGCTTGGGGACCTCCACCACGACGTACAGCGCCGTGGCCCCGTTGTCCACGATCCCGAAGCCCACGCCGCCGTCGTGGAGGCGCACCGCCACGTCGAGGTCGGCGTTGGACGGCTCGAGGAGCCCGCTGGGGTGGTTGTGCAGCACCATCTGGCCGCGCGCCGCCACCCCCGGCAGGGCGAGCACCGAGTCCACCGTGCCGCGCGCCACCGGCTCCGCGCGGACCACGGTGCCGTCGGGCGCCAGGTCGGCGACGAACGACACCTCGCGGCCGCCGGCCGAGGCGATCGCCTGCGCGATCGCCTCGCGGGCGGCGGCGCCGAGCCGCCCGCCGGTGGCACGCGGGCCCGGGCCGGATCGAGCGGGCGGCGCGGCGGACGCCTCCGCTACCCGTCCGCTTTCGTCCGGCGCGGTCACGTCTTGAGTTCGCGCTTCCTGGCGGCCGGAAACAGCACGTTGTTCAGGATCAGCCGGTAGCCCGGGGACGTGGGGTGCAGCGACAGGTCGGTGGGCGGCGCGCCGATCTGGTGCTGCGGGTCTTCGGGGTCGTGCCCGCCGAGGTACGTCCAGGTCCCCCTGCCGAGGTCGCCATGAATGTACTTCACCCACGGCGCCCCCGGCTCCTCGGCCAGCACGACGTCGGCGGGCTTGAGGGTGCGGCGCGTGAAGCTCGTGGTGACGCCGTAGAAATCCGGGATCACCTGCCGGTGGCACTGGACCAGCATCGTGTACGCGGGATCGATCTTGGCGCTGAAGTTGAACAGCTCGAAGGCGCCGAGCGGCTGGCGCAGCGCCGGGTTGTTGACCTGGTGGCCGTCGATATCGGAGAAGACCGGGATCGCGGGGTTCTGCTCCAGGTGCGCGTCCCGGCACGCCATCGCGCGCGACCAGTCGAGCTTGGCGTCGGCGTCCGGGTCCATCGGCGTGCCGTCGGCGAAGGCGGCCGCGATGTCCACGTCGTGCGCCGCCAGCGCCAGCTCCAGCGTCTCCGTGGCGGTGCACATCGCGAACAGGAAGCCCCCGTTCTCGACGTAGGACCGGAGTCGCTCCGCCACGGCCTTCTTGAGGGCCGGCACGGTCGCGAAGCGCTGCTGCCGCGCCGTGGCCTGGTCGGCCGCGACCATGTCGTTCAGCCACGACGCCCCGGCGTAGGTGAGGTAGAACTTGGAGTCCTGGCCGGTGAAGTCCTCGTGGTGCAGGTGCAGCCAGTCGAAGGCCGTGAGCCCGCCGCCCAGGACCTCGGGATCCCACACGCGCGTGAACGGGATGTCGGCGTACTGCAGCGCCATCGTGACCGCGTCGTCCCACGGCGGCGCGAACGGCGGCGCGTAGATCGCGACCCGCGGCGCGCGCTCCAGCACGACGGCGTCCATGTTGTTCTGCTCGATCGTGCCGCGGATGGTCAGCAGCTGGCTGTCGTCCACGCCCTCCACCGCGACGCCCGCCAGCGTCGTGGCGCGGCGGACCGCGCCGTCGTCGGGCACGAGGAACGAGCCACCCCGGTAGTTCAGCAGCCACTCGGTGTGCCCGCCGCGCCGCACCGCGTCGTACGCGATGCCGTACGCCTTGAGGTGGTTGGTCTGCGCGTCGTCCATCGGCACCAGCAGCAGCGAGCCGTCGCGCGGCGCGGCGCCGCCCCGCCCGTCCGCGACCGGCGGCAGCGCGCGGGCCGCCCGCGCGCCCGCCAGCCAGCCGAGGGCGCCGCCCACCGCCCGGAGAAACACGCGCCGCTTCACGGCACCATCCCTCGTACCCGGTCCAGCTCGCGGCGCGCCTCGGGCACGAGGGCGCTCTGGGGATGGCCGAGGATCATGCCCTCGAGCCGCGCCCGGGCGCCGCGCAGGTCCCCCCGCCGCTCGAGTGCGCGGGCGAGCGCCAGCTCCGCCGCGGGAGCCACCCCGGAGGCGGGGAACCGCTCGGCGACCTCACGCCACAGCGCCTCGGCGCCCGCCGCGTCGCCGCCCGCGGCGGCGAGCCGCGCGGCCCACAGGAGGAGCGCGGGCTCGCCTTCGCCGCCGACCTGGCGCGCGATCGGCACCAGGGCGCGCGACGACGCCGCGGAGTCGCCGCGCACCGCCAGCAGCAGCGCCGCGCCGAGCGCGGGCAGCGTGTCGCGCCCGACCGCGTCGAGCAGCGCGACCGTCGCGGCGCGCTCCGCGGCACCGTCCGCTTCCCCGCCCGCCGCGCCCGCGCCCGCCAGCGCGTCCCGCGCGGCAGCCAGGTGGCCGCGGCACAGCTCGACCCAGCCGCGGATCTCCAGGGCGTCGAGCGACCCGTCGTCCTCGATCGCGGCGCCGGCGCTGTCCACCTCGCCGCGCCGCAGCCACCCGAGGGCGATGCGGCGGCCCAGCGCCTCCCGCTCCGACCCGGTGAGGGCGGCGGAGTCCGTCGCCAGCTGCTGCGCCGCTCCGCCCGGATCGCCGGCCCGCACGGCCAGCTCGATCATCACCGCGATGGCGGCCGAGCGGTCCGCGGGATCGGCCTCCGGATCGGTCGCCAGGGGACGCAGCAGACGCCGCGCCGCGGCGGCATCCCCCGCGGCCGCGTAGGCCCGGGCACTCTCCACCCGCGTCGCGACCGCCGCCGCCGCCGGCTCGATCTGCGCCAGCATCTCGTACGCCTGTGCCGCCGCGCGCTGCGCCGCAGGCCCCGCCACGGTGCGCGCCCGGTCGGCGAAGGCGCGGAGCGCGTCCGCCGCGAGCGGCCCGGGAGGCGGAAGCTCGGAGCGCAGCAGCGCCCAGGCCCGCGCGGCCTGGTCCCAGCCCAGGAGCAGGTCCGCGGCGAGCCGCCGGCCGTCGCTCACCCCGGCCCCCGGCGCCGTCAGCGTGGCGAGGATGTCGTCGCGCGTGCCGGCCGGGGCCGGGCGGAGACTGAAGGCGGCGGCCCCGGCCACCTGCGGCTCGGCGGTCACCCCCGCCCGCCACTCGGCGGCAGCCCGCATCCAGTCGCCGGTGGCGACGTCCACGCGTGCCATCTCCGGCGCGAGCAGCGCGGGGCTGCGGAACCGCTCCCGCGCCCGCTCCACCGCCGCGCGCGCCTCGTCCACGCGCCCCGCCGCGAGGCTGAGCTGTGCCCACTCGCGGTAGGGCAGCGGGCTGCGCGGGTCGGACGCCAGCCACCGCACCAGCGCCGCCGCCGCCAGGGAGTCTCGCCCCAGCGCCCGCAGCCCCCGCACCTCGACGCCGCGGGCCGTGTTGTCGGTCGAATCCCGCGCGATCGCACGCTCCGCGTACGCCACCGCCGAATCGCGCCACCCCACCTGCTGGCCCACCCGCTCCAGGCCCAGCAGCGCGATGGGGTTGTTGGGCTCCGCGCGGAGCGCCGCCGCGTAGAACCCCGCCGCCGAGCCGAGGAAGCCCTGCTGCTCCAGGTCCAGGGCCTGCATCACCGCCGTCTGGCCGGCGGCGCCCGCCGGCAGCAGCACCAGGAGCCCGGCCGCGAGGCTAGCGATCCTGTGCATTGAGCCGCTCGAAGTAGTCGAGGACCATCGCCCGCTCGACCGGGGAGAGCGCCTTGAGCTGCTCCCACGTGGGCGGCGGGTAGCGGAGCGCCGCCTCGCGCGGGACGACGGCCGGCGGCAGGTGGGCCGGCTGCTCGCGCGCCGTCTCGCTGCGACGCTCCGGATCGTTCTCCTGGTCGTTGCGCATCGTGCGCCCGGCATCGAGCAGGTGGCGGTACAGCTGCTGCTGGCGCTCCAGGGTCGCCCGGTCGAAGTGACCCGACTCGAGCTGGTCGGCCAGGCGCCGCGCCTCGGGCGCGAGCTGCTCGGGACGGCCGGGCAGACCGAGGCCCCCGAGCCGTTCCAGCTCGTTGGCCAGGGCCCGCTGGCGCGCGGCGAGCGCCCGCAACTGCAGGAGCACCGCCTCCTGGGCCCCGCCGGCGCCGAGCATCGGCAGCAGCCCGCCCAGCTGGTCGTTCAGTGCACCCTGGCGCCCCGCCAGGTCCGCCATCCGCTGCAGCGCCTCGGCCAGGCCCGAGCCCGACTGGGACCCGGCCACGTCCCGTCCGGCCTGGCGGATCTGGAACGCCGCGGCCGCCAGCGACTGCGCCGCCGCCTCGGCGCCCTGCGCCGCCTGGTCCGGGTCGGCGCGCGGCCCCTCCAGCGCGCGCCGCGACTGCTCGATCTGCGCGCGCGCCTGGCCGAGCGACGCCCCCAGCCGCGGAGAGACCAGTGCGTTGGAGCCGGACGCCTGCGCGAGCTGGCGCGCGAGCTGGTCCACGCCCTGCTCGAGCGACGACTGGCGGCCGCCCATCTCCCCCGAGCCTTCGCCGCGCCGCAGGGCGGAGGCCGCCTGCTGCTCCTCGAGCGCCAGGGCGACGGTCTCCGCCTCCGCATCGTGGAGCTGCTTCACGACCTGCGCGCGCCACGCCGACGACATCTGCTGCCGGCGCTGGCGCAGCGAATCGGCCACCGGCTGGAGGGCACGCGCGGCGCCCTCGGCCTGCCGCTGCGCCGAGTCCTGCTGTCCGCCGGACATCGAGCCGGCGGCCTCGGACATCTGGCGCGAGGCCTCGGCGACCTGCTGCGCCGCGCGCTCCACGGCGGCGGCGGTGGCGGTGTCGGCCCGCTGCCGCAGACGCGGGCCCAGGGCGGCGAGGCCCGATCCCAGCGTGTCGGCCTGCCGGTCCAGCGCGCGCTGCTCCCGGGCCGCGGCCGCCGTGTCGCTCCCCCGGTGCTCCGGCGCGCGGGCGGCCCACTGCTGCTCGGCGCGCCGCAGCTCGTCGGCGTGCTGCGCGTACGCCTCCATCGATCCCTCCAGCGCTGCGCGCTCGAACAGCTCGGCGCTGCGCTCCAGCTCGCGCCTCAGATCGCGCTGCGCGTCGGCCAGGTGCCGGAGCGCCTGCTCCACGGCCCGCGGGTCGAGATGCTCCAGCGCCTGGCGCAGCTCCTCCAGCCGCGAGGCCATCTCGGGGGTGATGGCCTGGGTGAGGAGCGAGTCCAGCTCCCGCAGCCGCTGCTGCCACGCCGGATCGTTGAGCCCGGCGTCCTCCGAAGCCCGCGCCACCTGCGCCAGCTCCTGGCGGAGCGAGTCCGCGCGCGCCACGAGCCGCTGCTGCTCCTCCCGGATCCGGCCGGCCTCCTGCGCCTGCTCGAACGGCAGCGCGCCCGCGCGCGGCGCGCTCCCGGCCGGCGAGGTCGGCGCCGTCTGCTCCGCGCCCGCCGAGTCCGCGCTCCGGTTGCGCTGCGCCGCCAGGTCGGCGGTGCGACGGCCGAGGGCCGCCTGGTCGCCCGCGAGGTCCGACGCCGACGCGGCCAGGCTGTCCACCCCGGCCCGCACGGCCTCCCGGACCTCCTCGAGCGTGCGGAGGCGGATCGCGTACTCGCGACTCACGCCCACGTGCGGCACGCTCGCCCGGTCCACCGCGCGCGCGAACAGGCGCAGCGTGTCACCCGGCAGCAGGCCGCGGCCGTTGATGTCCAGCAGGAGGCTCTGCACCACGTGATCCGCGCCGGCCACCCCCGGCAGCGTGTCCACGACGCGGCCGGCCGCGTTGCCGAGGCGGCTCACCTTCCAGCTCACGACCTCGACGCGGCCGAGCGCGTGGTCGTCGCGGGCGTCCACGACCAGCGGGAGCCGGAGATCGAGCGGCGCGGTGGTGTCGGACCCCGGCACCGGAAGGCCGACGACCGGCGCGCTGTCGGGCACGGCGCGCACGTTCACGACCGGCAGCGGTTCCGGGAACGGCTCGCCACCCTCGTCGGCCAGCGCGAGCCGCCACGCCGCCGTGCCCCGCACCACCAGCTCGCCGCGGAACGTCTGCCCCGAGGCCGCCAGCGCCACTCGCTCCGGGCCGTCGGCGAGTGCCGCCGCTCGCACCGGCCGGGAAGCGGCGCCGCGGATCCTCAGCAGCGTCCCCATCGGCACGAGCACCTGGCCGGAGTCCGACGGCAGCGTCTCGTCCTGACGCTCGAGGTACGCGGGGTAGTGCGCCTCGACGGAGAAGTCGGTGACCATGGCGGGCTCGACGACGCCCACGCGCACCGTGTCCGACACCCCGCGGCCCGCGGTTGCGAACACCCAGGTCGGCGCCGTGACCGCGGCGAGCCGGCCCGCGACGCGGCCGGCGCCCGCCGCCGCGGCGGGGATCTCGTGCCACGTGTCGCCCGTCTCGCGCACGTGCAGGTGGATGCGCTCCGGCGTGCTCGAGCGCGCCTCCACGGTCACGGTGCCGCCGCGCCGCACCTCCCGGGGCGACACCACGATCGCGACCTTCGGCGCGAGCGACGCGCGCAGGGTCCGCAGCGGCGACGCCAGCTGCGCCGCGGCGTCGCCCGCCACGACGAAGCCGACCGCGGCAACCCCCGCGGCGACCGCGCAGGCGGCGGCCCGGATGCCGACCCGCCGCCCGAGGTCGCGGACCGTCGCCGGCGCCCATGCGGCGCCGCCCGCGGCCGGCAGCACCCGCGCCAGGCGGCGCACCGCGCTCGCGACCAGCGCCGCCGACGTACCCGCCGGACCCGCCGATCCGGCGACGTCGACCGCGCCCACCAGCGCGCCGCGGCGCAGGGCCTGCTCGCGCTCCACCAGTGCGGCCGTCTCGCGCAGTGCCGCGAGCGACGCGGCCCGGCCCCGGGCGGCGCGCCACAGCGCTTCGCCGACGAGGCCCAAGGCGGCCGCCCACACCGCCAGCGGCACCCAGCCGAGCCGCCAGAACAGGCCGGCGCGGCCGGCCAGCGCCGCCGCCGCCATGAGGGCCAGCGCCGCCGCGAGCGCGCCGAGGACCCGGGCGGCGCCGCGGCGCCGCGCCACCACGGCGCGCAGCGCGGACAGGC contains:
- a CDS encoding helicase C-terminal domain-containing protein; this encodes MTAPDESGRVAEASAAPPARSGPGPRATGGRLGAAAREAIAQAIASAGGREVSFVADLAPDGTVVRAEPVARGTVDSVLALPGVAARGQMVLHNHPSGLLEPSNADLDVAVRLHDGGVGFGIVDNGATALYVVVEVPKPRTTEALDPVAVAALLAPGGPVAGALGFHEDRQSQRDMAAYVADTYNEGGVALLEAGTGVGKSFAYLVPAIQWAVANGERTIVSTNTINLQEQLVGKDLPLLGRALGTADRPVRFALLKGWRNYVCLSRLEQAARSVGTLLEPDRRDELEAIGKWASHTADGSLSDLSFTPSPELWDEVAAESDLCTRLRCPHFERCFVFASRRAAADADVVVVNHHLLASDLAVRGAAGNWLEAAVLPPYRRVVVDEAHHLEDTAGEHLGAQVTSRGVERLLSRLERGSRGVLPALRGALATDAGELLREAATEVLEARVAPALADARRTAEALFRLLDAFLAGRTDNVVRLADDFADDPVWTAGLGDALDGLGGALGLLREALLALTDRLAGEAEPSDRIQSLLGELKGIAGRLEGARDALRTALRPPPGASLVRWIERRGGTHVALAAVPLELAPILRELLFDRVETVVLTSATLATSGSFEFLAGRLGIDRPPACAGAREVLPSPFNYRDQCLFAIPDDVPEPRDDVEAHGARVAEIAADLARASDGGLFVLFTSHRALRETAAALRRRADVAGRWPLLVQGDAPRDQLLRRFRDAGSAILLGTDSFWEGVDVPGFALRALLLAKLPFRVPTEPLTAARCEVIQAAGGDPFNEYLVPLAGLKLKQGFGRLIRSRSDVGVVVLLDPRVLRKRYGGALLEGLPEAARVIGPWDQLRGEIEEFFELHGVEGVRGER